The DNA sequence TTCACAGCTCCTGGCTCACAGCGAGGACTGGGGGCTCCAACCAGCAGGTTTTGGGCAGGGAtgtcacccagcacagctgggaccaAGCACTCTTCTGCACTGGCACCCAGCCCAGTGGCATGTAGGGTCCTGCCAAGGGGCCCATGACCACAGGCCCTTAGCAGAATatgcagcaaaacaaacagaaaaaaaagcactttaaaacatttaatttaatagatttaaaaattcactttaaaattatagaaaagCACATGAGGTTGGACATAAGTATAGTTACACTGAGGACATCTCACAGACACTTGAGCAAGATATTTGTATCAAACAGCATGGTCAGGGCAGTACCAGTTTGCTAGCAGTACCAAAACAAGTTTCAGTGAgccttcctgcagagctccagcatGGCTGCCACGTACAAGCCTGGCACTTGGAAAGCAGGGAGGAGGTGGTGAACAGAGCCACGTGAGAGATGGAATGAGCTGCACCATCATGTGGGGCCTCATGGGCACGGGGAAAAACACTTCCATGGCTGGAGGGCTGTGCTGATGCCAGTGCCCCTCTGCGGGACTGGAGGAGGGCAGCGACCAGCCCTGGGCACTCCCATCCAGCCTGGGCATTTTCCTGGGAGGGGGAGGCAGCACATGACCCAGCTCTGCAGTCCTGACTCTGTGTTTTGCCAGTGGGTAGGGTCAGAGACACAGACACCAAATGTAGGAATAGTGGAATTCCCTATCCTGTAATTTCCATACTGTTTTAAGTCCTCAGTTTCCCCTAATTGGACCGCCAGTTACCTGTCCACAGAGTTCTCAGTCATTCTCCTACATAATACACCCTGTGACTATAGTCACTCAAGCTTTACAACATCCAAACAGCTTGAGAACATTTCATGCTTTGGTACCATATGGATTGTCTGCTGTCGGTGGAGGTAGTTGGTAAGCTAATTGTTTCGTAATCATCCAAACCTTAACATACTATGCAATTATCAGAACAAGAAGCAAAAGGATTAGCATCAATAAAAAAACACCAGGGTGAAGCACTCAGTTGAGAATTCTGGTACCTGTAGGCATCCATCCAAAAACAATGTCCCACCATCCGTGTTCTCCATCTTTCTTCACCTGTTCCATCACATTGTCACAGCATAGGTCACAGCACATGTCACAGTTGAGACAGCCACAATACACAGAAacatacaatttcagaaagcttcaacccatacagagtaacaccagGCCAcctcagaaggctgcaagcaccCACCCTTCGTGttcttcagcccagcctttcataccctcatgttcatgcatggctctgtgtgccctctgctccctttggtggttgctcagtgcccctgggcactccatggctcattgctgccaatgctgctcacctgctcctcacagctgtgcccactggggatgaggctgggccacagccccatcccagtgacccaaactgtgccacacacagccccatcccagtgacacaaactgtgccacacacagccccatcccagtgacacaaactgtgccacacacagccccatcccagtgacccaaactgtgccacacacagccccatcccagtgacacaaactgtgccacacacagccccatcccagtgacacaaactgtgtgccacacacagccccatcccagtgacacaaactgtgccacacacagccccatcccagtgacacaaactgtgccacacacagccccatcccagtgacacaaactgtgtgccacacacagccccatcccagtgacacaaactgtgccacacacagccccatcccagtgacacaaactgtgtgccacacacagccccatcccagtgacacagactgtgtgccacacacagccccatcccagtgacacagactgtgccacacacagccccatcccagtgacacagactgtgccacacacagccccagtgccagtgacacaaactgtgtgccacacacagccccatcccagtgacacaaactgtgtgccacacacagccccatcccagtgacacaaactgtgccacacacagccccatcccagtgacacaaactgtgtgccacacacagccccatcccagtgacacagactgtgccacacacagccccatcccagtgacacaaactgtgtgccacacacagccccagtgccagtgacacaaactgtgccacacacagccccagtgaccCAAACTGTGTGCTTACATCACACGATGGATTTCTGCCATGCCATGATGGACAGCAATCAAAGCCTTTTATCCATTCTCCTGGGCTTGTTTCAGCAAGCCTCAGGTCTGTGTGTTGGAACAGTACCTTTACCAGTTCATACCAATGGCAGTAACTGCAAGTCTTGAATCAGGGTATAGTTAGATTCCAAAAATTGACAGGATATAACAGGAGgtaaaaaactaaaaatcttcatttaaaaatagaaataaaaaataaataactaaaatcGTGTCATTACAATAAAGTTACAGGTACAAATATTGGAGTGACTAGTTGTATCTTCAGTAACGTTATctacaaatacaaaatacaagAGACTTGTGCATCTCGTTGTACACAGTCTCACAAAGTGTACCGCTGACTTTCAGATCTTGGCCATTAATTTTCTGCAGGGTATTTAGTATTACATCCAAAGCAGCCAAAGCTAACAAATTAGTATTGTGAATGTTATTCCAAAATGCATCCTGCACAGAAGAATCCAAACTCAAACTAAAAACTTAGAGTCCCCCAAGTTATCCCTGATACTCCTAGATCATGCAAGCACACCATCCAGGAGAAAAGAGGTTCCCCTGGTTTTTCCTAAACtgttcaaatatttaatttacttcATGCTGAGTATAATATTCTATGAGTATCCCTCCTGACCATTAGGATCTAATAACACCTTTCATCTCCATGCTGGTCTCACATCTACAAATTCATCTCAGGAACCAACCTCATCAGAATCCACAGAATCCCAAACATCTCCATTCCGTTTATCAGGATCCCACTGCACACCTGCCTCTGCAATCACTGCATGCATTTTCCTGTGATTGACTTGCCCCCTTCCTTTCCTTATACTGAGCTACTCTAACTGCAGCCTTCTCAGCAAATCTGGTAAATCCAACTTATCAGCAAGCAGCTTATTTTGGCCTTTTAGCATTAAAATTTGATTCTGCAACTCACATCTGTTGGTCTGTGTTAGAACATTTCAACAACTGTTCcttttgttggtgttttgtttgATATACTGTTAACAAAATCCATCCTTGCCTTTCCAAATCCAcaagttcttttcttttttcagtatgCAATTTTTGGATGCATTTCAATATATCCAGCAGTTCAACTTCTTTTAACTGACTTCCCCATTGCTCACATGGTCCTCCAACCATAGCCCACTTGAGGACCAGGGAACTGTATGGAAGGTCTTCCCATCTGGGAATTTTGGACAGGACTGATTACTTtcatttagattttaaaagcaaattgttCTGACCCTGCTGACTAcactgattttgttttgctggtgAGTAGGGTCAGAGACGCAGACACCAACTTAAGGAACAGTGGCATTTACTGTGATGGAAAACTGCAAAGAATCACAAAAGGATAAGCTAAGCAAAGCACCTAACCATGAGCAAAGAATTACAAAGGGACAAGCTAAGCAATGCTAATCATTGCTAGGAAAGAATGTCTACAGTGATTAAGATACCTCACCAGTTACCCCAATGATGATGCATCATCCAAGCCCGAGAGACATCAGCTCTGGGGGGAAGCTGTCCCAGCCAAGGACTGGAGAACCACACCAGGAACTGGAACTCCTGCAGTGCCTCCTCCTTTGCACGCCACGAGGCTCCCCCACGTTGCTGTGACAGTGGTACGGTTTTTACACTGCTAAACAAACCAGCTGAGATAATTTCTAGTTTCATTTTCCTGTCAGCTTtctcccaaagcctggccagggctcaAGGAGGATCCAAGGGAATTGTCTTTGATCCTATACCTAATTAGGCCAGATGTGGCCTTATCCTGTTTCTAGATACAGAAAGGTGAACACGTTTTGCCAATAAGTAAGTACATATAACAATACTTTGTTAATTAGTGGAAACGTACAACATTTGGTTGGAATGCTCATCCTAGGTCAGCTTTGGCTCAGGGCCTGCTGTTCAGACCTTAGTACTTCACTCTGGGACTCAGTCTCTGCAGGAGAGAGGATGGATGATCTTGTCCCGAAGTGGCAAAGAGGTCCATGAAGCACAGGCCCCCAGGCTCTCAGATCgcagcagccccggggctgaGGTCCAGTCCAGGATGGTGCAGAGGTTTTTCTACTGTGGCACAggctttttctgcatttttcccttccacacTGTTCCAAATCCCATAGGTGaagtaaataataaaacctGCAGGACATTTTCCATAATGAAGTGTGGAATGGTGGGTTGTCAGCACTAACAGATCCCCAGGAGAGACCTGGCACTgcactccccagcacaggacaccTACCCACAACCATGCAGACTGCAAACCGCGCCCAGGTGCCCGCACTCAGCTGTACCATCAGCAGGATGTTAATGAAGGTGCTGAAGATTGGCAGGAGTGGGAGGAAAGGTACCTGCAAGGGACAAGAAGTGCTGTGTCAGCTGTGCCTTGAGGGACCAGGCTGGGCTCGAGGATGCTACTGGCCAATGGGAGGACCCCCTCCCTGCCGCAGCCCAGAGCACCCAGGCACTTCCACACTGAGGATTGCACCTCAGAGAGACACGTTGCAGGGCCTGGGCTTTCCTGGTGACTGCCTGGCAGGAAGCCCCAGCAGACCCTGCAATGCCCAGATCCTGAGGGAGTCCAGGGGTTTGCAGACACCAAGATGCAGGGGGCTGCACTCACTTTGAAGTTTAACCGTGCACTGCTCTGCGGCTGCCTCCAAATGATGATGGTGAAAACGAGCAGAGCCACgaggagcagcaccagagccACAACACAGCCCACATTGGCATCCTTCAGCGCAACCACATTGAGGGTCAGGACCACGCAGATGACTGTGATCAGTATGGCTGCAAGAGAGGAGGCAGTCGGGGGACTGCACGGCACAGGGCCTCCCTGGGGCCCTGAGCCTCACCAACAGCTGTGCACCCACTCCTCTTGGTCAGGTCCAGCGTGCACTGTCCCTAACACCCACCCCAAAGCCTTAGGAAAGTGCTTTGCTGGAGACACTTTCCAGACCAGcaagctgcagggagctgggcttggacCCAGCTCTGACACTTACCCAGACCTGGCTGAGCCACCCCATTCTGGCTGTACAATGGAGCCACTGACAGATGGATCAAACCTCGCTGGCTGAGCCCAAGCACTCCCAAGGGGCTGGGGACTGCCCTTGCTGGTGGCCAGCGTGGGTCAGGCTCATCACAGGGATCTCCCATGATCACCAGCACATCCCCAACTTAGCACTCGTGCCCTCCAACAATGCCTGTGAACCCCAAACCACAACTGTACCCTGCACTTGGCACCCTGCTCAGGGTTCAGCGCCCGTGGGCACTGCCAACAGCGACTGACAACCCGGCCCCTCTCTCTGCCTGGCAtgctctccatcccttcccagctctagAGAGACACGCCAAAACactccagcccctggcaggaggggacagcagcctCCAGTTcccactcactcactcaccaATGACCGCCACGCAGACATAGACAATGCGCCCCGAGAGCACagtgggggtgtccccaggcgGGTTGAAGAGCATGGCCAGGGATGTCGTCTCTTTGTGCTGGGCGCTGGCAGCAGTGATGGTTGGGTTCATGATCACTCTCTCCTCCTCATTCCCATTCAGCTCCAGCATTTCCATGGCCTTCGGGGAGTTTGGCTGCCTGGGCTGGTACCTGAGCAGGTAAGACAAGCTTGCAGCAGAGCCCAAGCAACTTCCTAGCCCAAGGGAACAGTGGGCAGCACCTTCAtatccctgctgctccagcagtggCTCCGCAATAGCCACTCCAAGGATATGCCCAGAGACACACACAGGCTCTAGTCAGCAGCCTCCATCTTGGGGGCTTGACACTTCCCCAGGATGCATGCCCCTGGAAAAAAGCTGTGGCTACAAGCCCCCAGGACGATGCAAGGAACATCCACCCTGGGCACCGCCAAAAACGAGGAGTCACGCACCGGAGGATGAGCACGCACACCGCCACCAGGGAGTAGGCCAGCAGCGTGCCGATCGACATGAGGTCCACCAGGTCCTTCAGGTCAAGCAGGAGGGCAAACACCGCTGCAACGAGGACATGCAGCATGAGCACAGCTCCAGACCGCCACAGGGCTGGGTGTGAGGAGGCGGCCAGGAGCCTCACCTGCGAAGAACCCCGAGACAAAGGTGGCGATCAGAGGGGTCTTTCTGCCGCTGTGGATCCGGGAGAGGAACTTGAAGAGCAGCCCGTCCTCTGCCATGGCATGGATCACTCGGGGCATGGGAAACATGGAGCCCAGCAAGCTGTCGTGGGGAGAGATCAGGCAAGCTGCCCACATCCACCACCCACAAGGGGAAGGGAccagctctgtgcctggagCAGGACAGCAACTGGACAGAGCAAATCCCCGGCCCAGCCAGATTAATGCTGTCGGTCCCTGTGCTGTACCCCAAGCAGTGGCAGGAATAGAGCCAGTCCTACCTGGTGGAGAGGGCACAGAGTGAGCCAATGGCGACGGCGTAGCGGGCGGGCTCCCAGCCAACCGCCTTGAAAGCCTCAGGCAGAGGGCTGTTCTTGTTCAGGAGGAAGTAGGGCACCATGAGAGTTAGGGATgcagaaaccccaaaataaGCCACAAAGCAGATGAGGAGGGACACGATGATGCCAATGGGAATCGAGCGCTGTGGGTTCCTGGCTTCCTCCCCTGTCCAGACACAAGAGGCCACATGTGCCCCACTCCATTGCTCAGCCACGGGGCAAGTACTCCCAGGGGATGAGCCAGAGCAGGGACTTTCCATGGCAGCACAGGACTGGGAAGCAGCAAGCAGGGGCTGTTGGAGAGGAGGGGCCctggccatgctgctgctgcactggcagaaaGGATGGAGCTGCCTGGAAGCCTGGGCTTGCAGAGCCCCTGGCCAAGCCAGCCCTTCCCccctcaccagcagctccctctcccTACAGAACCTGTTGAGTGGAGGTCATCCTTGAATGTGGTTTTGCAAAGGTGTGCTGCACCAGGCTCCCAGCAAGGGGCTCggcagcaggaaaggaggaggCTGCTGGGCAGCCCCTGGAGGCAGGGTGGCACAGGCAAGGTCAGGCAGAACAGCCTGTACCAGCCACCCGCTAAGTAGATTTCTGGGGTAATGAGAGGAAATTAagagagctgcctgtgctccaggAAGCAGCAGTTTTGCATGAACTTAGTCATTCGGAAAAAGGCTGCTTGAGGCTGGGAAGTAACTAGGAGGCACCAGaaattcccagcactgctgcaggctTGGCTCAGGAGTCAAAAGGCTCCccgctgctctgggagctggctgtgcaggcagggtgCAGTCCTGCTCCCACCATGTGGTGTAATGAGCCACTTTTCCTGGGGCAGGGTGGGCTCTGAGTCCTTTCATCTGGCCCAGCTGAAGAGACAGACTCCACAGGGAAATCTCCCAGGAGGGGTGAGACCAGCTGTTTTCCCACACCATGCAGCAtcctcccccagctgctggctgtgcaggggaAATGCCCGTGCCACCCTCACCCAAGGCAGTACCTGTGGTGGCAATGCAGTCAAAGCCCACGAAGGCATAGAAACAGGTGGCAGCGCCGGTCAGCATCCCTTCCAGtccaaaggggaaaaacccaccagagccaaaagcttttttcctgggagaaaTGCAGGAGGGCAGCTGCcgtgaggagcagggacagcagggcctatgcctgccctgtgccagaTCTCGGCCTGGCGCTCTACTTACATGTCATCCGGTGGGTCTGGCAGTGAGCAGTTGACACAATTCTCCTCCGAAAGCTGCCAGTTCTTGATGTCTCCCTTGATGAAGCCAGCAATGATAACAAAGCTCAGCACCAACAGGTTCACCGCCGTGAAGATTTTGTTCACAAGGGCAGATTCGCTGACACCAAAAGCCAGCAGTACTGTGGGGACAGAAGAGGTGAGTGAAGAGCCATCAGGCTCCCATGCCATCAGCCATGGTACCATGGAGCCACTCTCCTGCACACCCACCAGTAAGCAGCAAAATCAGAATCAACGCAAAGAAGTCTGGATGCTCGGCCAGCACTCCTGGCAGGTGCATCGGGATCTTGCTGGCGAAGAAGGTGGAGATGTGGTTGCCGATGAGGTTGTCAAATGTTGCACTCCAGGCTCGAGCCACGCTGGCTGTACCTGGTTGACGGTAAATCCGTGCATTAGTCTGAGCCCAGGGCAGATGGGCACCAGCCACCCGCACCTGAGCACCCACCTCCCTGCTGATCCCACCCCGCACCCTGCCCCCACAGCTTCCAGCAGGAGGctgcccccagcagccccccaTGCTGCCAGCACGAGGCTGGAAGGAGCCCCACACATGCTGCCTGGCCTCGTACCTATCACGTAGGAGAGAATGAGGTTCCACCCGGCTATAAAAGCCCAGATCTCACCAACGGTAACGTAGCTGTAGAGGTACGCAGAGCCAGCCTTGGGGACGCGGGCCCCAAACTCCGCATAGCAGAGTCCAGCCAGCACAGAGGAGAAAGCAGCCACCAGGAAGCAGAGGACGATGGAGGGACCAGCCATCTCCTTGGCTacctccccagccagcacatACACACCAGCCCCTAGCGTGCTGCCCACACCCAGGGACACAAGGTCCAGTGTGGAGAGGCAACGAGCAAAATGTGTGTCTTCGGAGCTCAGGTCCACCGTGCGCCGGCGGATCAGCT is a window from the Vidua macroura isolate BioBank_ID:100142 chromosome 14, ASM2450914v1, whole genome shotgun sequence genome containing:
- the SLC7A3 gene encoding cationic amino acid transporter 3; this encodes MLGEKMTGFGKKLIRRRTVDLSSEDTHFARCLSTLDLVSLGVGSTLGAGVYVLAGEVAKEMAGPSIVLCFLVAAFSSVLAGLCYAEFGARVPKAGSAYLYSYVTVGEIWAFIAGWNLILSYVIGTASVARAWSATFDNLIGNHISTFFASKIPMHLPGVLAEHPDFFALILILLLTVLLAFGVSESALVNKIFTAVNLLVLSFVIIAGFIKGDIKNWQLSEENCVNCSLPDPPDDMKKAFGSGGFFPFGLEGMLTGAATCFYAFVGFDCIATTGEEARNPQRSIPIGIIVSLLICFVAYFGVSASLTLMVPYFLLNKNSPLPEAFKAVGWEPARYAVAIGSLCALSTSLLGSMFPMPRVIHAMAEDGLLFKFLSRIHSGRKTPLIATFVSGFFAAVFALLLDLKDLVDLMSIGTLLAYSLVAVCVLILRYQPRQPNSPKAMEMLELNGNEEERVIMNPTITAASAQHKETTSLAMLFNPPGDTPTVLSGRIVYVCVAVIAILITVICVVLTLNVVALKDANVGCVVALVLLLVALLVFTIIIWRQPQSSARLNFKVPFLPLLPIFSTFINILLMVQLSAGTWARFAVCMVVGFIIYFTYGIWNSVEGKNAEKACATVEKPLHHPGLDLSPGAAAI